From the Rhodococcus sp. NBC_00297 genome, one window contains:
- a CDS encoding argininosuccinate synthase: MAERVILAYSGGLDTSVAISWIGRETGKEVVAVAIDLGQGGEDMEVIRQRALDCGAVEAVVVDARDEFADEYCLPTIQSNALYMDRYPLVSAISRPLIVKHLVENARSHGGTVVAHGCTGKGNDQVRFEVGFNTLAPELEVLAPVRDYAWTREKAIAFAEENSIPINVTKKSPFSIDQNVWGRAVETGFLEDLWNAPTKDVYDYTEDPTANFNAPDELVITFDKGRPIAIDGRPVSVLQAIQELNTRAGKQGVGRLDVVEDRLVGIKSREVYEAPGAMVLIRAHEELEHVTLERELGRYKRHTDQKWAEQVYDGLWFSPLKGALDTFVQHTQEHVSGEIRLVLHAGTVVVNGRRSGESLYDFNLATYDAGDTFDQSSAKGFVQLHGLSSKIAASRDRGAVAAQGQSDL; the protein is encoded by the coding sequence ATGGCCGAACGCGTCATCCTCGCCTACTCCGGCGGTCTCGACACCTCTGTCGCCATCAGCTGGATCGGCCGCGAGACCGGCAAGGAGGTGGTCGCCGTGGCGATCGACCTCGGCCAGGGTGGCGAGGACATGGAGGTCATTCGGCAGCGCGCACTCGACTGCGGCGCCGTCGAAGCCGTCGTCGTCGACGCTCGGGACGAGTTCGCGGACGAGTACTGCCTGCCGACCATCCAGTCGAACGCCCTCTACATGGACCGCTACCCGCTGGTGTCGGCCATCAGCCGTCCCCTCATCGTCAAGCACCTCGTCGAGAACGCGCGCTCGCACGGCGGCACCGTCGTCGCTCACGGCTGCACCGGCAAGGGCAACGACCAGGTGCGCTTCGAGGTCGGTTTCAACACGCTCGCGCCCGAGCTCGAGGTGCTGGCCCCCGTGCGCGACTACGCCTGGACCCGCGAGAAGGCCATCGCCTTCGCCGAGGAGAACAGCATCCCCATCAACGTCACCAAGAAGTCGCCGTTCTCGATCGACCAGAACGTGTGGGGTCGCGCCGTGGAGACCGGGTTCCTCGAGGATCTGTGGAACGCCCCGACCAAGGACGTCTACGACTACACCGAGGATCCGACGGCCAACTTCAACGCGCCGGACGAGCTGGTCATCACGTTCGACAAGGGACGCCCGATCGCCATCGACGGCCGCCCGGTGTCGGTGCTGCAGGCGATCCAGGAACTGAACACCCGTGCGGGCAAGCAGGGTGTCGGCCGCCTCGACGTGGTCGAGGACCGGCTCGTCGGCATCAAGAGCCGCGAGGTCTACGAGGCTCCCGGCGCCATGGTCCTGATCCGTGCCCACGAGGAGCTCGAGCACGTCACCCTCGAACGCGAGCTCGGCCGCTACAAGCGGCACACGGACCAGAAGTGGGCCGAGCAGGTCTACGACGGCCTGTGGTTCTCGCCGCTCAAGGGTGCACTCGACACCTTCGTCCAGCACACCCAGGAGCACGTGTCCGGCGAGATCCGCCTGGTGCTGCACGCCGGCACCGTCGTCGTGAACGGTCGTCGCAGCGGGGAGTCGCTGTACGACTTCAACCTCGCGACCTACGACGCGGGCGACACCTTCGATCAGTCGTCGGCCAAGGGCTTCGTGCAGCTGCACGGCCTGTCGTCCAAGATCGCGGCCAGCCGTGACCGTGGCGCGGTGGCGGCGCAGGGACAGTCGGACCTGTGA